The Humulus lupulus chromosome 3, drHumLupu1.1, whole genome shotgun sequence genome window below encodes:
- the LOC133825476 gene encoding uncharacterized protein LOC133825476, which translates to MRLFAYENAKMYKEKMKKWHDNRIKERVFEKNQQVLLFNSRLKLFPGKLKSRWSGPFTVMEVYPFGAVLVKDEKSGREFTVNGQRLKRYLGGEVDREKTSVSLKDA; encoded by the coding sequence ATGCGGTTGTTTGCTTATGAAAATGCAAAGATGTATAAAGAAAAGATGAAGAAATGGCATGACAACAGGATCAAGGAAAGAGTATTTGAGAAAAATCAACAAGTGTTACTGTTTAACTCCAGGCTGAAGCTATTTCCTGGAAAGCTTAAGTCCCGTTGGTCTGGACCATTTACTGTGATGGAAGTGTATCCATTTGGAGCTGTCCTGGTGAAAGATGAAAAATCAGGAAGAGAATTCACAGTTAACGGACAGCGGCTGAAGCGTTATTTGGGTGGGGAGGTTGACAGAGAAAAGACCTCCGTCAGTCTGAAGGATGCTTGA